DNA from Acidimicrobiales bacterium:
CCGACGACCCGAAGAACCCCCTGTACTTCCTCGTACACACCGAGCAGGTGGCACTGCCGTTGTACCCGCAGTTCGGTACGCAGCCGAACGTGTACTACATCCCGCCCCGGTGGGTGCCACGCCCCTACCTGCGCCAGATGTTCGGCCCTGGCGTCGATCGCGCCATCGAGCGCTACTCGCAACCGTCGCGGGAGCTTCGTGCGGTCCTCCAGCTGTTCCGGGCCCACCAGAAGATCGTCTTCAGCTACGAGATCGAGGAAGGACCGCCCTTCGCCGAGATCACCGTCGACGGCGAGCCGGTCACGCTCTATGACGACACCGTCATCGGCTTCGACAGCCAGGGGCGGGAGATCGTCCGGGTCACCGTCGACGAACCCATCCATGAGCGTCCCGGGAAGTACAACTCGATCTGACAGGAGTGCCATGAGCACCACGTCGAACAGCCAGCAGGAGGATCGGGACACAACGATCGCCCGCAGCGTGGTCTATGGCTTGCTCAGCCGGGCACTCGCCCACCCGAGCGAGGCCCGGTTGGCCGAGCTGCGAGAGACGGTCGGCCCGCTGGCCGCGCTGATCGTGATCGACGACCCGCAGCTCGGGCCCATGGTCGGTGACCTGCTCTCGATGTTCGATCGTCCGGCCGCGCAGCTGCGCCGCGCCCACACGTTGACCTTCCCGCCCATCGACTCCCGCGATCACCCGCCCTACGAGAGCGCCTATGTGTCGAGCGACATCTTCGTGCAGACCGACGTGATGGCCGACATCGGGGCCTTCTACCGTGCTCACGGTCTGCGTGCGGGTGGCGGTGAACCCGAGCGACACGACCACATCTGCACCGAGCTCGAGTTCAT
Protein-coding regions in this window:
- a CDS encoding molecular chaperone TorD family protein yields the protein MSTTSNSQQEDRDTTIARSVVYGLLSRALAHPSEARLAELRETVGPLAALIVIDDPQLGPMVGDLLSMFDRPAAQLRRAHTLTFPPIDSRDHPPYESAYVSSDIFVQTDVMADIGAFYRAHGLRAGGGEPERHDHICTELEFMAFMAHKQVCAIDELGADEVEECHRTQTTFLRDHLGRWAVAFGDRLAISAADEPYRLLGRLLRTWIELDCTLLAATPEAYLDRPHPPIPPDDGTCGFEEAECSDIDPMPSAPATPVSMPGRRGTSR